Within Sphingobium aromaticiconvertens, the genomic segment CGGAATCTTACTATCGGGCTTGGCGTTATCATTGGTGCTGCCGTCACCGTGACCTCTGTGGGCGCCGGGGCGATCGGTGCGACGGTCCTCCTCATCCTCTACCCGCGCACGGCTCTGGTCCGGATCGTGGGAAGTGACGTTGCCCATGCGGTGCCGCTCACCTTTGTCGCGGGGATAGGCCATTGGTGGCTGGGAACCGTCAATTTCCCGCTGTTGGGATCGCTGTTGCTGGGGTCCGTGCCGGGGATCATCGTTGGCAGCCTGTTGGCATCGCACGTCCGGGAATCGATATTGCGTCCCATCCTGGCCTGCATCTTGATGATCGTGGCGGTCAATCTGATCGCTTGACGGGGCACGGTGCTGCGCGCGCAAGCAGGGCCGCGCGCATTGCAATCGCTAAAACCGGGGTGATAGGCCATAGGGAGACGATGTTCGTCGATCAGCCTTCAACCCTATACCCCGTCGTCCCGAACACGTTTCCCGATCCCGTCAGGGCGGTCATCTTCGACATGGATGGCACTTTGCTGGACACGGAAGCTGCGCATCTGCGCGCCATGGCAGAGGCCGGGACGGCGCTGGGATGGGACGTGTCGCAGGATTTGCTGTTGCAGATGGTGGGCATCCATCGGGAAGCGACGCAGCACATGGTGGCGGCGCATTTCGGACCGGATTTCCCACTGGACCGGTTCTTCCTGGATAGCGATGCCTTGTTCGAGGCGGCGAACGAAGCGGGAATAGCGGTGCGGCCGGGGGCTGTTCCGCTATTGGAGCATCTAAAGCGCGCGGGCATTCCGATGGCCGTCGCCACTTCTACGCGCGCTCCCTTTGCCCAGAATCGGCTGGAGCGGGCAGGGCTGCTCTCCAATTTCGATATCGTCGTAACCCGCAGCGACGTTGAACGTCCCAAGCCCGATCCTGAGCCTTATCTGCTGGCTGCGGCTGGACTGGGGATCGACCCGGTAAGCGCGGTTGCAGTGGAGGACAGCTATGCGGGGATACGGTCAGCCACAGCCGCCGGGATCGCGACCGTGATGGTGCCGGACCTGCTGCCGCCAACGCAGGAATCGCATTTGCTGGCGGCCGCCATTTTACCCAGCCTCGAAGATTTGCGGGATCTTCTCCGCCTAGCCTGATTTTTTCAGCCATAGGGGGAGGCCGGCAAACATCATGACCGCCTCGTCAGCCGCAGCAGCGACTGCCTGATTGATCGATCCCGCAACGTCACGAAACCGGCGTGCCAGCGCATTGTCCGGGACGATGCCCAGCCCGACTTCATTGGCGACAAGGATGATCCCGCCGCGCGCTCCCCCGATCGCGCTCCCCAGATTTTCGGTTTCATAGGCGATGTCTCGCTCATCAAACATCAGGTTGGAGGCCCAGAGCGTCAGGCAATCGACAAGCAACAGGGTATCGGGCGCGTCATGGGCGGCGATGGCCCCGGCAAGGTCCAGCGGTGCCTCCACCGTCGACCAGCGCTCGCCACGATCCGCGCGATGCTGCACGATCCTGTCTGTCATCTCCGCGTCAAAGGCTTGCGCGGTTGCGATGAAGATCAGTTTCCCGGCGGACGCTTCGGCGCGGGCCTGCGCATAGCGGCTCTTGCCCGATCGTGCGCCGCCAAGGACGAACAGCGTGCCGGACGGCATCACAGCGCGCACGCCGCCGACAGAGCAATCAGCGCGTCAACGTCCACATGCTCCTCCAGCGAAGCGGCGATCTCATCAAGAGCCGTGTCGATCGACGCGCGATAATCCCGGCCACTGCCCTCGACACCGAAGCGCGCCAGAAGGGCGCGTCGCTGCGCTGCGTCCGACAGCAAGCCATGGACATAGCTGCCCATCACAATGCCGTCCGCGCTGGACGCGCCATCCCGCCGACCGTCATCGAAAAGAACAAGCGGCCTTTCAGTGTCGGGGCCTGTGGTTTCGCCCATATGCATTTCATAGCCGTCGAAACGTGCCCCAAGGGCCATGCCGCTCACCGCGCGGAGGGCTTTTATGGGGGTCAGCGTCGTTTCGACATCCAGCAGCCCCAATCCTTCGATCGTTCCGGCTGGTCCCTCGATCCCGTCAGGATCGGCGATCCGTTTGCCCAGCATCTGGTATCCGCCACACAGGCCCAATATTGCGCGTCCACGGCGATGGTGGGCCAATATGTCGATGTCCCAACCCTGCGCCCTGAGCGCTTTGAGGTCGACGATCGTCGCTTTTGACCCCGGCAGGATGATGAGGTCCGCTTCTGCCGGGATCGGCTGGCCGGGCGGGATCATCCGCACCTCCAGTCCCTCCTCCAGCTTGAGCGGGTCCAGATCGTCGAAATTGGAAATGCGCGGCAGGATCGGGCAGGCGACCAGCTTTCGGCGATGATCGGTCGCCTGTGGTTTTTCCAGCACGACCGCATCTTCGCTCGGAAGGCGGGCGGTGGCGGGCAGCCATGGTATGACGCCGAACCCCTGCCAGCCCGACAGCGTCTCGATCTGGCGATAGCCATCCTCGAACAGCGTGGGATCGCCCCGGAACTTGTTGATGATGAAGCCCCGGATCATCGTGGCATCGGCGGGATCGATGACGGCCTTCGTGCCGACGATCGCGGCGATCACGCCGCCGCGATCAATGTCACCGATCAGGATGACGGGCACATTTGCCGCGCGGGCAAAGCCCATATTGGCAATGTCGCCCGCGCGCAGGTTGATCTCGGCGGGCGACCCGGCCCCCTCGACCACCACGATGTCGCATCGCTGTCGCAGCCGGCCATAGCTTTCCATCACAGCGCCCAGCAGCGCGCCGCGCGCCTCGCGGAAATTCCCTGCGCCCAGCGTGCCGCGTACTTGGCCATGGACGATGAGCTGGGAGGTTCGGTCTGCCTGAGGCTTGAGCAGCACGGGGTTCATGTCGCTATGCGCTTCAACCTTGCAGGCGATCGCTTGCAAGGCCTGCGCCCGTCCAATCTCGCCGCCGTCGATCGTTACCGCCGCATTGTTCGACATATTCTGCGGTTTGAAGGGCTGCACCCGCAGCCCCCGATTGACGAGCGCGCGACAAAGACCCGCAACCAGCACCGACTTGCCGACATCCGACCCTGTTCCCTGAAGCATCACAGCGCCCATGCCACGCCTCCTGCGATCAGCCAGAGGCAAAGGCAAGCACGACGATACAGGGTGAGCGCATGACGGACATCGGCCGCATCGGCCTGCGGCGATCCGTCACCGATCCAGGCTTTGGGGGAGAGGACGCCGTCATAGGCGATGGGACCGGCAAGGCGCACATCCAGCGCGCCTGCCATCGCGGCTTCGGGCCAGCCCGCATTGGGCGAGTCATGCTTGCCCGCATCGCGCGCCATCACTCGCCAACCCCGGCCAGCGCACAGACAGATCAGGACGCCCGCCAATCGTGCGGGAAGGAGGTTCAGCAGGTCATCGGTGCGCGCCGCCGCCCAGCCGAAAGCGCGCCATCGTTTCTCGCGATGGCCGATCAGGCTGTCGGCGGTGTTGATCGCCTTGTAGATCCAGATGCCCGGCAGACCCAACAGGAGGAGCCAGAACAGGGGCGCCGTCACGCCATCGCAAAAGCTCTCCGACAGGCTTTCGATCGCGGCGCGCGCTACCCCGGCGTCATCCAACCTGTCGGTATCACGGCCCACGATCATGCCGACGGCAATGCGCGCGGTGGCGAGATCATTGTTTTCGAGCGCCTTGGCGACAGGCAGGACATGATCGTGAAGGCTGCGCTGGGCTAGCCCCGGGGCGGCGAGCAGGGCTATCCCAAGCCAATTCCACGGACCCAGAAGCCGAACAAGCAGGGCTTGCAGCAAAAGGCCAAGGCCACCGGCCATGAGGATGAGGATCGCTACGGTCAATATGCCCAGCGCCCGGCGAGATGCGTCGGATCGCGCGGGCTTATTCCACCGCGTTTCACATGTCTCGATGATCCGTGCGAACAGCCCGACCGGATGCCCGACCCAACGATAAAGCGCCTGCGGCCAGCCGATGGCGGCATCCAGCAGCAAAGCGGTCAGGGCAATGGGATCAGCCATATGTGAGCGCGTCGTCCAGACGGGCCAGCGCCTCTTCGCTGTCGGGCAAGCCGATCCGAAGCCAGGAAGGGTTGTGATCGAACGGGCGAGTGAGGATGGCGCGGCGTGCAAGCCTTTCGAAGACTGTTGCGGCGTCATCCACTTCGATCAGGCCGAAGAGGGGGCACTCACCGATGACCTTGAGGCTGTGGCGCAACAGCATGTCGCTCAACGCCTTGGCATCGATCGGCAAGCGCGTCCTCATATCCTCGATCCATCGTTCATCGCGATAGGCGGCTGCGCCGATGGCGATCGCCGCTGATGATAGCGGCCAACTCCCCAGCTTCGCGCGGAAGCGTGCGATCAGCGTGCGCGGTCCCAGAACGAAGCCCAGACGAACGCCTGCAAGACCGAAGAATTTGCCGAATGACCGGAAGATGACGAGTGGTCGATCGTCGCTGATCTGGCTGGCAAGGCTGATGTCCGGCGTTGCATCGGCAAAGGCTTCGTCGATCACCAGCCAGCCTGCCGTGGCCGAAATATGCTGCAATGTTCCGGCCAGTTCAGACGCGGTTAGAACCCGGCCATCGGGGTTGTTGGGATTGGCGAGGATGAGTGTCGAACCCGCTATGGTCACCACATCGGTGATGGCGATCGGGCGGCTGCCCATGACCATCTCGCCATGGGTGCGGTAGGACGGCACGACATGGGCGGCAGGGCCGGGAAGGCAATCGCCGAGCATCCGCAGTCCGACCTCCGTGCCCGGCACGGCGCAGATATGCGCGGGATCGACACCGAAATGATGCGCGGCTGCGGCTTCCAACGCCTCCAGCGCCTTGACATCGGGCAGGGACCGCCAGTCGATCGAAAGATTCGATACGCCCGGCCAGGCATGAGGGTTGATGCCGGTGGAAAGGTCTAGCCACTGCGCGCCGACATTGCCGAAATGCGCTTTGGCTTTCGAAAGCCTGCCGCCATGGAAGGTCCAGCCGTTCATATGCGGGGCCACAGGTGAAAGAGGATAACCATGCTGAGCAGCAGGGCCGTTTCGATCAGTTCGATGCCCGCGCCGTGACCATCGCCCGAAATGCCGCCGATGGTGCGGCGAAGCTGCCAGCCCCACCACAGGATCAGGGGGGCAGTCATTAGGATGGAGGGCGACGCAGAAGCGGTAGCGACGAGCGCGACAGTCCACACTGCCATGTCGGCAGGACGGACAGCCACCCGAAAACGCGATGCCAGCCCCTCATGCAGTGGCGGCAGCCAGATCGTCCAGACCAGCGGGCCGATCCGGGCGGCAAAGGGGATCAGGATGAGCGGCCAGAATAGTTGTGCTTCGACAGCGCTGTGCAGCAGGATCAGCTTGGCGATCAACTGAAGGGCGATAGCGACTACCCCAAAACTACCGACATGCGGATCGGCGAGAACGGCCAGAAGGCGCTCCCTGTCCTTATGCGCCGCGCCACTGGCATCGGCCAGGTCCGACAGCCCATCGAGATGTAGCGCGCCCGTAACGGCCACCCAGACGCCCAACGCTGCCAGCGGACCCAACCACGGATCGAATCTGGAACCGGCAAATGCGGCGCCCGCGACGAGTGTGCCAATCACCAGTCCAACGGCGGGAAACCAACGTATGGAGGCTGCGAAAGCGGCCTCATCCGCCATGACGCGCGGCGTTGGCAAACGCGTCAGGAACTGGAGGGCGAGGATGAAACCCTTCATCACCGCAATCCTGCTATCTGCGCCGAAAGCGTCTCGCCCGGCCAGATGTGGAGGGAGAGGAGGGACGCATAGGGCAAGTCGAATGCCCAGACCTGTCGGGCATCGAACCCGCACAATAGGGCAAGCGCCGCGCGCATCGCTCCCCCATGGGTGACGACAAGCGTGGGGCGTGGTGTCAGGTCATGGATCGCGGCGCTAACCCTGTCGGTCAGGGCCGACCAGCGTTCGCCGCCCGGTGGTGGACGGCCATCAGGATCGCTCCAGAACTGCCCCAGCGCCACCGGGTCGACCTCTGCACTGCTCATGCCGTCCCAGTCGCCAAAATCGAGTTCGCGCCAGCGCGGATCGACGATCAGCGGCTGGCCCGATGCCGCTGCCAGTGCCTCGCCCGGTTGTCGCGCACGGGCGAGGTCGGACGATATATGGATGTCGATGTCCAGCCCCTTGGCCTGCGCGACGCAGGCGGCGATGCCTTCCTGCGTCGGCCTGCAATCGGTCCGCCCCAGCATGCGCCCGGTGATTTCAGGCGCGCCGTGACGCAGGAGATGGAGCAGGAATCCGGTCATGACGCTCCGGAAATGCCCGCTTCGGCAAAGGTGGCCATGCCTTCATGCGCGGCCAGCGCCGATCGGATCACCGCGACGGCGACTGCCGCGCCGCTGCCCTCACCCAGCCGCATGTCGAGTGCGAGCAGGGGCGCAAGGCCCAGCCGATCCAGCAGGCGGCCGTGGCCCGGCTCGGCCGAACGATGCCCCGCGATGCAATGATCGGTGATGGCCGGGCAGGCTGTAGCGATCGGCGCCAGCGCCGCGCAACTGATGAATCCATCAAGAACCACAGGGATGCGCCGCTGCCGTGCTGTCACGATTGCGCCGGCGATGGCGACAATCTCTCGTCCGCCAAGCCGCCGCAGCGTTTCAAACGGCGTCATGGGCGCGTCGGCATGAAAGGCGATGGCTTGTTCCACCACGACCACTTTTCGCGCGATGCCCTGGCTATCGATACCGGTGCCGGGGCCGACCCAGTCAGCGGCAGATCCACCGAAGGACCGCATGCACAGTGCGGCGGCGGCGGTCGAATTGCCGATTCCCATTTCGCCCACGACCAGCAGGTCGAGTCCGGGTTCCACGACATCCGCGCCCGCCGACAGCGCGGTCAGGCACTCCGCTTCCGTCATGGCGGGTTGGCAGGTGAAGTCCGCCGTGGGCCGATCAAGGTCCAGCGCCACAATCTTCAGGTCAAGATCGACCGCTTTGGCGAGGGCGTTGATCGCGGCGCCGCCCGCTTCGAAATTGCGGACCATCTGCGCGGTGACGTCCGCCGGGAAGGCGCTGACGCCATGGATCGTCACGCCATGATTGCCCGCAAAGATGGCGGCGCGCATGCTGTTCAACACGGGACGCTCGCGGTCCTGCCACCCGGCCAGGAACAGCGCAATGTCCTCTAGCCGTCCCAGCGAGCCAAGTGGCTTGGTGAGTTGGGCCTGTCGCGCCCGTGCGGCCTCCTGTGCGGTGGCATCTACTTTGGGGAGGTCAATCAGCGCAGCCTCGAACGCCGCAATTGTGGGAAAGCCGCTCATTCCTCGACCACAAAGCCCTGGGGTGGCGTGCGGGTGATGAAATGGCCCTTCACGCCCTGCGGCCAATGTGCAAACGGAACGCGGCCATGCTCGCTCGCCGCATAATGGACGGCATAGTCGAGAATGGCGCGGGCGGCCTCTTTGTCAGGCGTGAAGCGGCCCAGCACATAACCGACCTTGGCGGGCGCGCGCAGATGGACGGTGCAAAATTCGGTGCAGGCGAACAGGCATGGCATTTCCTGTACCGTAACGCCGTCATAGCGCGGGTCCGACGCCTTGACCGTCCGAAGCGCAGCAACCAGTTGGGCGCCGCCCCGCGTCCCGCTGTCATTTTCGCGTGCCTCGCCCGAATGGCGACAGGTGTTGCACGCAACGATGGCGGGACCATCTTCGACCGGCTTGAACTTCATCATGCCTTCGACGCGCGCATTGGTGTCGGCAGGAAGGGAGAAATAATAATGTACGGCAACATCAAACGGGCACCCATGACAACGGGCCACGTTCACGAGACATGCCGACGCACGACATGGCCCGCGCATAAGCGGCCCTGACATGTCGCCTGTCGGGTTTACCCCCGTTCGCCCGGAATCCCCTGTCCGCACGAAAGACGACCGCGACGGGCAGGTCTCCTGGCTTGCGGGTCAACACCTGTTCGAACCGCCTTCTCAGGATTGTGACAATCCCAATGGCCTGTGGTCGATGGCTCGCCGCTCACAGTTGCAGGGGCAGCCGGGGTTTTGAACCCCGTTCCCATTTTCATCCCCATTTTCAGGGGAACCTGTCGCGGGCCGACGCTTACTCAGCGCTTCATTGCGCGTCAATCAATCTGTCAATCGGGCAATCTGTCCATCGGGACGATCATGGGCGCGGCGCCAGATGTATCGATGAGGGCGTCGATGCCATAGACCGATCGCAGCCGCTCGGCGGTCAGTACCTCCATCGGCGCGCCGTCGGCGACAAGCGAACCGCCATGCATCAGCAGCAGCCGGTCGCAATAGCGCGCGGCCATCGTCAGGTCATGGAGGACCGCGACCACCAGCGCACCCGCATCCGCCTGCCGCCGCAACAGGGCCATAACATCGATCTGATGGCCCGGATCGAGCGAGGCCAGCGGTTCGTCCACGACCAGAGCGGGCGCTTCGACCGCCAGCGCGCGGGCCAGCAATGCCCTTGCGCGCTCGCCGCCCGAAAGGTCGGTGGCAATGCGGTAGCGCAGATTGGTGACATCCGCGCGATCGAGCGCCCGATCGACAGCGGCCAGATCGTCTGACGCCAGCGACGACATGGGCGCCAGATGCGGCAGTCGTCCCAGCGCGACCAGCCGTTCGACGCTGAGCGGCCAATGCAGCGTCTGCCCCTGTGGAAGATAGGCGACCTTGCGCGCCACGGCGGCGCGGGCCATCTGCGCGACTGGCTTGCTATCGATCAGAGCATTGCCGCTGCTGGCCGGGATCAGGCCCAGCATCACGCGCAACAGGCTGGATTTGCCCGCGCCGTTCGGGCCGATAATGCCGACGAGCCTGCCCGGCTCCAGCGCGGCGCTGACGTCGCGCACGACCTGGCGGCGGCCAAGGCTGACGCTGACCGAATCCAGTTGGATCGTCACCATATCCGCCGCTCCCGCATGAGGTGGAAGAGGAAGACCGGGACGCCCAGAAACGCCGTCATCACGCCAAGTTTCAGTTCGTTGGTCGACGGGATCAGGCGCACGCCTATGTCCGCCAGCGCAAGGAGCGATGCGCCCGCCAGTGCCGAGGGCAGAAGGATCGACGATGGCGCGCGGTCGGTGAGCGGGCGGATCAGATGGGGTACGATCAGGCCGACGAAACCGATCGCGCCCGACACGGCGACCGCGCCTCCCACTCCGATGGCGACGCCCAGCAGCAGGCGTAGCCGCGTGATCCGCAAATCGACGCCCAGCGCCCGCGCGCCATCCTCACCCAGCGTGAGCGCATCAAGCGCATGGCCATCGAACAACAGCAGCGCGATGCCGATGGCGATGCAGGGCAGGGCGATCAGGACATGCTGAAAGGACCGGTTCTCGATCGAACCCAGCAGCCAGGTCATGATCTCCATCGCGGCGAAGGGGTTGGGGGACAGGTTGAGGGCCAGGCTGATCCCGGCCCCGGCCAGGGTCGCGACGGCGATGCCGGCGAGGATCAGGGTCAGCGGGCTTTCCGAGTGACCGGCCAGAGCGAAAAGCAGCGCGAGTGAAATCAGGGCGGCGGTAATCGCCATCAGGGGGAGAAGTAGCGGGTGCAACTCTGCAAGCCCGAAATAGATGGCGCCAACGGCCCCCAGCGCGGCGCTGTTGGATGCGCCAAGGACCGATGGTTCGGCCAGCGGATTGCGAAGATAGCCCTGCAACGTCGCCCCGGCGAGGCCCAGCATGGCGCCCACGGCAAGGGCGATGATCGTGCGCGGCAGTCGCAGGTCGATCAGGATCGCCGATGCGACCGGATCGCCATGCCCCGTCAGCGCGGCCAGTGCGCGTGCCGGAGCGATCGACACCGCGCCCAACAGCATCGACGTTGTCGCGACGACGACCATCAGCGCCAGCAGGGCCAGCATCATCGCGGGCCTGCGCCAGCTAGGGACAAGGTGGCCAAGAACAGGATTGAACGTCAAGAAAATCCTCTTAGTCGATCGCTTGCCCCAGCGCGCTTGTGTCGCGGGACCGTATGGCTATGCATGACGGCGTCATGCCCTATCGCTCTTATCGTTCGTTCGTCAAAATTATAGCGGTGTTTGCCGCAATCGCGTCGCTGGGCGCTGTTGCTCAGGCGGGTGAAGGCAGGCGACCCCAGCGGATCGTCTCGCTCAACCTGTGCGCCGACCAATATCTGATCGCGCTGGCCGATCCGGGCCAGATTGCGGGGCTTACCCATAATGCTACCGATCCGGCCATGTCGGCGGGTGCCGCCAGGGCGCGGGGGCTGCCGATCATGGGGCAATCGGCGGAGGAGATATTGGCGATCAACCCGGACCTCATCATTGGCGCGCCTGCCCGTCGTAGCGGCGTCATGGCCGCGCTTAACGGGCGTGATTATCGCATGGTCGACCTTAAATCCGCCGAAAACTACGGGGACATCATCGCGCAGATCCGGCAAGTGGCGGCGGCGATCGGGCAGGGGCCGCGTGGAGAGGCGATGATCGCGCGGATGAACAGGGAGCTGACCGCACTGCCCCGGCTGCCGGGCAAGCCGGTCGCGGCCTAT encodes:
- a CDS encoding HAD family phosphatase — protein: MFVDQPSTLYPVVPNTFPDPVRAVIFDMDGTLLDTEAAHLRAMAEAGTALGWDVSQDLLLQMVGIHREATQHMVAAHFGPDFPLDRFFLDSDALFEAANEAGIAVRPGAVPLLEHLKRAGIPMAVATSTRAPFAQNRLERAGLLSNFDIVVTRSDVERPKPDPEPYLLAAAGLGIDPVSAVAVEDSYAGIRSATAAGIATVMVPDLLPPTQESHLLAAAILPSLEDLRDLLRLA
- the cobU gene encoding bifunctional adenosylcobinamide kinase/adenosylcobinamide-phosphate guanylyltransferase; translation: MPSGTLFVLGGARSGKSRYAQARAEASAGKLIFIATAQAFDAEMTDRIVQHRADRGERWSTVEAPLDLAGAIAAHDAPDTLLLVDCLTLWASNLMFDERDIAYETENLGSAIGGARGGIILVANEVGLGIVPDNALARRFRDVAGSINQAVAAAADEAVMMFAGLPLWLKKSG
- a CDS encoding cobyric acid synthase, yielding MGAVMLQGTGSDVGKSVLVAGLCRALVNRGLRVQPFKPQNMSNNAAVTIDGGEIGRAQALQAIACKVEAHSDMNPVLLKPQADRTSQLIVHGQVRGTLGAGNFREARGALLGAVMESYGRLRQRCDIVVVEGAGSPAEINLRAGDIANMGFARAANVPVILIGDIDRGGVIAAIVGTKAVIDPADATMIRGFIINKFRGDPTLFEDGYRQIETLSGWQGFGVIPWLPATARLPSEDAVVLEKPQATDHRRKLVACPILPRISNFDDLDPLKLEEGLEVRMIPPGQPIPAEADLIILPGSKATIVDLKALRAQGWDIDILAHHRRGRAILGLCGGYQMLGKRIADPDGIEGPAGTIEGLGLLDVETTLTPIKALRAVSGMALGARFDGYEMHMGETTGPDTERPLVLFDDGRRDGASSADGIVMGSYVHGLLSDAAQRRALLARFGVEGSGRDYRASIDTALDEIAASLEEHVDVDALIALSAACAL
- the cbiB gene encoding adenosylcobinamide-phosphate synthase CbiB; its protein translation is MADPIALTALLLDAAIGWPQALYRWVGHPVGLFARIIETCETRWNKPARSDASRRALGILTVAILILMAGGLGLLLQALLVRLLGPWNWLGIALLAAPGLAQRSLHDHVLPVAKALENNDLATARIAVGMIVGRDTDRLDDAGVARAAIESLSESFCDGVTAPLFWLLLLGLPGIWIYKAINTADSLIGHREKRWRAFGWAAARTDDLLNLLPARLAGVLICLCAGRGWRVMARDAGKHDSPNAGWPEAAMAGALDVRLAGPIAYDGVLSPKAWIGDGSPQADAADVRHALTLYRRACLCLWLIAGGVAWAL
- a CDS encoding threonine-phosphate decarboxylase — protein: MNGWTFHGGRLSKAKAHFGNVGAQWLDLSTGINPHAWPGVSNLSIDWRSLPDVKALEALEAAAAHHFGVDPAHICAVPGTEVGLRMLGDCLPGPAAHVVPSYRTHGEMVMGSRPIAITDVVTIAGSTLILANPNNPDGRVLTASELAGTLQHISATAGWLVIDEAFADATPDISLASQISDDRPLVIFRSFGKFFGLAGVRLGFVLGPRTLIARFRAKLGSWPLSSAAIAIGAAAYRDERWIEDMRTRLPIDAKALSDMLLRHSLKVIGECPLFGLIEVDDAATVFERLARRAILTRPFDHNPSWLRIGLPDSEEALARLDDALTYG
- a CDS encoding adenosylcobinamide-GDP ribazoletransferase translates to MKGFILALQFLTRLPTPRVMADEAAFAASIRWFPAVGLVIGTLVAGAAFAGSRFDPWLGPLAALGVWVAVTGALHLDGLSDLADASGAAHKDRERLLAVLADPHVGSFGVVAIALQLIAKLILLHSAVEAQLFWPLILIPFAARIGPLVWTIWLPPLHEGLASRFRVAVRPADMAVWTVALVATASASPSILMTAPLILWWGWQLRRTIGGISGDGHGAGIELIETALLLSMVILFHLWPRI
- a CDS encoding histidine phosphatase family protein, yielding MTGFLLHLLRHGAPEITGRMLGRTDCRPTQEGIAACVAQAKGLDIDIHISSDLARARQPGEALAAASGQPLIVDPRWRELDFGDWDGMSSAEVDPVALGQFWSDPDGRPPPGGERWSALTDRVSAAIHDLTPRPTLVVTHGGAMRAALALLCGFDARQVWAFDLPYASLLSLHIWPGETLSAQIAGLR
- the cobT gene encoding nicotinate-nucleotide--dimethylbenzimidazole phosphoribosyltransferase, yielding MSGFPTIAAFEAALIDLPKVDATAQEAARARQAQLTKPLGSLGRLEDIALFLAGWQDRERPVLNSMRAAIFAGNHGVTIHGVSAFPADVTAQMVRNFEAGGAAINALAKAVDLDLKIVALDLDRPTADFTCQPAMTEAECLTALSAGADVVEPGLDLLVVGEMGIGNSTAAAALCMRSFGGSAADWVGPGTGIDSQGIARKVVVVEQAIAFHADAPMTPFETLRRLGGREIVAIAGAIVTARQRRIPVVLDGFISCAALAPIATACPAITDHCIAGHRSAEPGHGRLLDRLGLAPLLALDMRLGEGSGAAVAVAVIRSALAAHEGMATFAEAGISGAS
- a CDS encoding DUF1636 domain-containing protein, with translation MMKFKPVEDGPAIVACNTCRHSGEARENDSGTRGGAQLVAALRTVKASDPRYDGVTVQEMPCLFACTEFCTVHLRAPAKVGYVLGRFTPDKEAARAILDYAVHYAASEHGRVPFAHWPQGVKGHFITRTPPQGFVVEE
- a CDS encoding ABC transporter ATP-binding protein: MVTIQLDSVSVSLGRRQVVRDVSAALEPGRLVGIIGPNGAGKSSLLRVMLGLIPASSGNALIDSKPVAQMARAAVARKVAYLPQGQTLHWPLSVERLVALGRLPHLAPMSSLASDDLAAVDRALDRADVTNLRYRIATDLSGGERARALLARALAVEAPALVVDEPLASLDPGHQIDVMALLRRQADAGALVVAVLHDLTMAARYCDRLLLMHGGSLVADGAPMEVLTAERLRSVYGIDALIDTSGAAPMIVPMDRLPD
- a CDS encoding iron ABC transporter permease, whose product is MMLALLALMVVVATTSMLLGAVSIAPARALAALTGHGDPVASAILIDLRLPRTIIALAVGAMLGLAGATLQGYLRNPLAEPSVLGASNSAALGAVGAIYFGLAELHPLLLPLMAITAALISLALLFALAGHSESPLTLILAGIAVATLAGAGISLALNLSPNPFAAMEIMTWLLGSIENRSFQHVLIALPCIAIGIALLLFDGHALDALTLGEDGARALGVDLRITRLRLLLGVAIGVGGAVAVSGAIGFVGLIVPHLIRPLTDRAPSSILLPSALAGASLLALADIGVRLIPSTNELKLGVMTAFLGVPVFLFHLMRERRIW
- a CDS encoding ABC transporter substrate-binding protein yields the protein MPYRSYRSFVKIIAVFAAIASLGAVAQAGEGRRPQRIVSLNLCADQYLIALADPGQIAGLTHNATDPAMSAGAARARGLPIMGQSAEEILAINPDLIIGAPARRSGVMAALNGRDYRMVDLKSAENYGDIIAQIRQVAAAIGQGPRGEAMIARMNRELTALPRLPGKPVAAYYQRRGYMTGTGTLVDDLMRRVGLTNLAGKLGKPSLSQLSLEEMIMANPDYLVVESATDRITDQGTEMLHHPILDGIPRLRVPQAWTVCGGPAYVLAARSLSQQIQQTQARTGTGAKRINAR